The proteins below come from a single Pseudodesulfovibrio sp. JC047 genomic window:
- a CDS encoding tetratricopeptide repeat protein has translation MIKIAKNFTVLLLVLSMFSLIGCASKTDVEALQGDRQQDLNRMRQLESELEESRQLLKNEIEKSNSPIRERSADMWAEIQSLRADFAKLRGEMDEVTIRMNRQVGTADSPTTMDGLAERLAEIEFALENQLQVNLPKIREERAATLAASTVTPNDGTPPAEGGTTVSPETPSKQQASAQKPSNTDPAKALYDKAYALYKDNKFEKARSYWAEFTDTFKKHAYTPSAVYWQGQCYFKLKDYARAVILFEDVIEKYKKSSKYKSALLKAGYSWNYLGKPELAKMRYEEIVKKYPKSVEATQAKRSLGKMK, from the coding sequence ATGATAAAAATCGCAAAGAATTTCACTGTGCTCCTCTTGGTCCTCTCCATGTTTTCACTCATCGGGTGTGCCAGTAAAACCGATGTAGAGGCGTTGCAGGGCGACCGACAGCAGGACTTGAACAGAATGAGACAGTTGGAAAGCGAGCTTGAAGAATCGCGTCAACTGCTCAAGAATGAAATCGAAAAATCCAACTCTCCCATTCGGGAACGGTCCGCGGACATGTGGGCCGAAATTCAATCCCTGCGAGCCGATTTTGCCAAACTTCGTGGTGAAATGGACGAAGTCACCATCCGCATGAATCGACAGGTCGGTACTGCGGATTCCCCCACCACCATGGACGGATTGGCCGAACGGTTGGCTGAAATCGAATTCGCACTGGAAAATCAATTGCAGGTCAATCTGCCTAAAATCCGTGAGGAGCGCGCTGCGACACTCGCCGCTTCAACAGTCACTCCGAATGACGGTACACCTCCTGCGGAAGGCGGCACGACTGTTTCTCCCGAAACGCCATCAAAACAGCAGGCCAGCGCACAGAAACCGTCCAATACTGATCCGGCAAAGGCTTTGTATGACAAAGCGTATGCCCTGTACAAAGACAACAAATTCGAAAAAGCCCGTTCCTACTGGGCTGAATTTACCGATACATTCAAAAAACACGCATACACTCCAAGTGCGGTTTATTGGCAGGGCCAATGCTATTTCAAACTGAAAGACTATGCCCGGGCTGTGATCCTTTTTGAAGACGTCATTGAAAAATACAAAAAAAGCTCGAAATACAAATCCGCTTTGCTCAAAGCAGGCTACTCGTGGAATTATCTCGGTAAACCGGAACTTGCAAAGATGCGGTATGAAGAAATTGTCAAAAAATATCCGAAATCCGTTGAAGCGACACAGGCAAAACGTTCCTTGGGAAAAATGAAATAA
- the mgtE gene encoding magnesium transporter: MSVEKKRVRVQEENSDALTAAEIEAQHPADAADTIEGLDMTDQVKFIKQLPVKDAADSIAEMDSPDQQALIVNLNKGLAARILEQMAPDDATDLLEGLEEEQRRALLSMVTAEDRAELKTLLTFDPDTAGGVMNTEAVILDQDLNADDAVAKIREEVEDKEIPYYAYLTDKKDRLVGVVSLRDLLLAKRGVILKELVKTQSLITVGYNIDKEEVAHLIAHYNLLALPVVDFGNRLLGVVTVDDVIDIIHEEASEDMQTMVGAGADETTESPVVFSVKKRFPWLVINVVNSALAAYVIHLFDATIGAMAILAALMHVVSNQAGNTGQQALAVMIRQLAMEKFDRKKAWFAVFRELKIGVVNSVLISLLVFVFIVLFTGDYMLGACMGAALIIDMLVGALSGASIPLILKEIGRDPAQASSIFLTTITDAIGFWCFLGLAGVMLL; the protein is encoded by the coding sequence ATGAGTGTAGAGAAGAAAAGGGTACGAGTGCAGGAAGAGAATTCCGATGCTTTGACGGCTGCCGAGATAGAGGCTCAGCATCCAGCGGATGCGGCTGATACTATTGAAGGGCTGGACATGACGGATCAGGTGAAGTTTATCAAACAACTTCCTGTGAAGGATGCCGCTGATTCTATTGCAGAGATGGATTCTCCGGATCAGCAGGCACTCATTGTCAATCTGAACAAGGGGTTGGCCGCTCGAATTCTGGAGCAGATGGCTCCTGATGACGCCACGGATCTGCTTGAGGGGCTTGAAGAGGAGCAGCGGAGAGCCTTGTTGAGCATGGTGACGGCAGAGGATAGGGCGGAACTCAAAACCCTCCTCACATTTGATCCGGATACTGCCGGTGGTGTCATGAACACCGAGGCAGTCATTTTGGATCAGGACTTGAACGCGGACGATGCTGTTGCCAAGATTCGCGAAGAAGTCGAAGACAAGGAAATTCCTTATTACGCCTATTTGACGGATAAAAAAGACCGTTTGGTAGGCGTTGTTTCGTTGCGGGACCTTCTACTCGCCAAACGCGGTGTGATTCTCAAGGAATTGGTCAAGACGCAGAGCCTGATTACGGTCGGGTACAATATTGACAAGGAAGAGGTCGCGCATCTCATTGCTCACTATAATCTTTTGGCTTTGCCGGTTGTTGATTTTGGCAATCGGTTACTCGGTGTGGTCACGGTCGATGACGTCATTGACATTATCCACGAAGAAGCCAGTGAAGACATGCAGACCATGGTTGGTGCCGGCGCAGATGAAACCACGGAATCTCCGGTGGTTTTTTCAGTCAAGAAACGATTCCCTTGGCTTGTCATCAATGTCGTGAACTCGGCCCTTGCTGCGTATGTCATTCATCTTTTCGATGCGACCATCGGTGCCATGGCTATTCTTGCGGCACTGATGCACGTTGTCTCCAATCAGGCGGGAAATACCGGCCAGCAGGCTTTGGCTGTCATGATTCGGCAGTTGGCCATGGAAAAATTTGACCGTAAAAAAGCATGGTTCGCCGTTTTTCGAGAACTCAAGATTGGCGTGGTCAATAGCGTCCTGATTTCTCTCTTGGTCTTTGTGTTTATTGTCCTTTTTACAGGGGATTATATGCTTGGGGCCTGTATGGGGGCTGCGCTTATTATTGATATGCTGGTGGGAGCCTTGTCTGGTGCGTCTATTCCGTTGATTCTCAAAGAGATCGGACGTGATCCTGCTCAGGCATCATCCATTTTTCTGACAACGATTACCGATGCCATTGGTTTCTGGTGCTTTCTCGGACTGGCCGGTGTCATGCTGTTGTAA
- a CDS encoding protein phosphatase CheZ → MSNNDALVKDLMEQMTDQLVDDLKETIRASVEREIATSFSKALLEGEFYRRVNKDLQEGLKQIYQEVKIARGGDEIKCITADIDPEEFFSEASDQLDAVMQSTEKAAVEIIDIVEKLQELQGSVATIVKGFESGGVTKTNRKKLQTINQTLGTDLSNIMVSLSFQDLTGQRIKKIINSIRQIEQIVREVMLSTGLMIQQREKEPNSDIESLSETAKNQATSKLLGPTKDTNQEEVDDLLASLGLD, encoded by the coding sequence ATGTCCAATAATGATGCATTGGTCAAAGACCTGATGGAGCAGATGACCGACCAGCTTGTCGATGATCTGAAAGAAACCATCAGGGCTTCCGTTGAACGGGAAATCGCAACCAGCTTTTCCAAAGCCCTTCTAGAAGGCGAATTCTACCGCCGGGTCAACAAGGACCTTCAGGAAGGCCTCAAACAAATTTACCAGGAAGTTAAAATTGCCCGTGGCGGCGATGAAATCAAATGCATCACGGCAGACATTGATCCAGAAGAGTTTTTTTCAGAGGCATCCGACCAACTGGATGCCGTCATGCAATCCACAGAAAAAGCCGCTGTCGAAATTATTGATATCGTCGAGAAGCTCCAAGAACTTCAAGGTTCTGTAGCAACGATTGTCAAAGGATTCGAGTCCGGTGGTGTGACAAAAACCAACCGTAAAAAACTGCAAACAATCAATCAAACACTGGGCACGGATTTATCAAATATCATGGTGTCGCTAAGTTTTCAGGATTTGACCGGCCAACGAATCAAGAAAATCATCAATTCAATCCGACAAATCGAACAAATTGTCAGAGAAGTCATGCTCTCAACCGGGCTGATGATTCAGCAACGGGAAAAAGAACCGAATTCGGATATCGAGTCCCTCTCTGAAACCGCCAAGAACCAGGCGACGTCCAAACTGCTTGGTCCAACCAAGGACACCAATCAGGAAGAGGTGGACGACCTTCTCGCCTCGCTCGGACTGGACTGA
- a CDS encoding PilZ domain-containing protein has protein sequence MDEEKRTFSRIPVRLKGHIRPMRSIDSPQRFSGDSGFQESSGTALFKGSQLPEELTRFLSEVDRKLDQIIGMLSKETVRSDFPVDIEIMEISGAGVKFRSSHQFEPNAPLEMVMVLNQLPVQLASSKGRILKKEPDTELYRFEFVDMRGSDMETIVQFVFKQQRELIRNSKM, from the coding sequence ATGGATGAAGAAAAACGCACTTTTTCGCGCATACCGGTTCGATTGAAGGGACACATTCGTCCCATGCGGTCCATTGATTCCCCTCAACGTTTTTCCGGCGATTCCGGATTTCAGGAGTCATCTGGTACAGCCTTGTTCAAAGGCAGCCAGCTCCCTGAAGAATTGACGCGCTTCCTTTCGGAGGTAGACAGGAAACTCGATCAGATTATCGGCATGTTAAGCAAGGAAACCGTGCGTTCCGACTTTCCTGTTGATATCGAAATCATGGAAATATCTGGAGCGGGAGTCAAGTTCCGTTCCAGCCATCAATTCGAACCCAATGCCCCCTTGGAAATGGTCATGGTTCTCAACCAGCTGCCAGTCCAACTCGCAAGTTCTAAAGGTCGTATACTCAAAAAGGAACCAGACACGGAACTCTATCGATTCGAATTCGTTGATATGCGGGGTTCGGATATGGAAACCATCGTTCAATTCGTCTTCAAACAGCAGCGCGAACTCATCAGAAATTCCAAAATGTAG
- a CDS encoding NIL domain-containing protein: MKEIIKGFRKIVYLSFPPTVSGRPVVCNLLRNFDLSFNILKADISPRHEGTMTLEVSGMEEDFHKGIGYLKENGVRITPVAHKIFRDEESCIHCGVCTAMCPTDALILDKANRTIIFDVEKCSACGMCTRVCPVKAMTLDLDENSRQ, translated from the coding sequence ATGAAAGAAATCATCAAAGGATTCCGAAAAATTGTCTACCTGTCCTTTCCACCGACTGTTTCCGGTCGCCCGGTGGTCTGCAATCTGCTGCGCAATTTTGATCTGAGTTTCAATATTCTCAAGGCAGACATCAGCCCTCGCCATGAAGGGACAATGACATTGGAAGTTTCAGGGATGGAAGAAGATTTCCACAAGGGCATTGGATACCTCAAGGAAAACGGCGTTCGCATCACGCCGGTTGCTCACAAAATTTTTCGCGACGAGGAATCCTGCATCCACTGTGGCGTCTGTACCGCCATGTGTCCAACTGATGCCCTGATTTTGGACAAAGCCAACAGGACCATCATCTTTGACGTCGAGAAATGTTCTGCCTGCGGTATGTGTACACGAGTCTGCCCCGTCAAGGCCATGACCCTCGATCTGGACGAGAACTCCAGACAATAA